The following coding sequences lie in one Nitratireductor mangrovi genomic window:
- a CDS encoding metal ABC transporter solute-binding protein, Zn/Mn family has translation MFDRMRRSLMAALAVAAIGALNATAPAAADEKIDVVATTGMIADAARQVGGDLVAVKALMGPGVDPHAYRQTRTDIAAMINADLVLWHGLYLEAQMEDFMRDLAAKRNVVAVAESLPRNMLLSHDDYDEKFDPHVWMNPNLWSKVVIAVRDALIATSPDGAETFKANAARHLGELAELANYTTRVLSSVPAESRVLLTAHDAFNYFGSAYGFEVMGIQGISTESEAGLNRIAELVDMLVARDIGAVFVESSVSDRNIRALIEGAAARGHEVVVGGELFSDAMGADGTYEGTYLGMIDHNATTITRALGGEAPARGMLDKLSVGS, from the coding sequence ATGTTCGACAGGATGAGGCGGTCGCTAATGGCCGCATTGGCGGTGGCCGCGATAGGGGCGTTGAACGCGACCGCGCCGGCGGCGGCCGACGAGAAGATCGATGTCGTCGCCACCACGGGCATGATCGCCGATGCGGCGCGCCAGGTCGGCGGCGACCTGGTGGCGGTGAAGGCGCTGATGGGACCGGGCGTCGACCCGCATGCCTATCGCCAGACCCGCACCGACATTGCGGCCATGATCAATGCCGACCTCGTGCTCTGGCATGGCCTCTACCTCGAGGCGCAGATGGAAGACTTCATGCGCGACCTGGCCGCCAAGCGCAACGTCGTTGCGGTCGCCGAGAGCCTGCCACGCAACATGCTGCTTTCGCATGATGATTATGACGAAAAGTTCGACCCGCATGTCTGGATGAACCCGAACCTGTGGTCGAAGGTCGTGATCGCCGTGCGGGATGCCCTGATCGCGACCAGCCCGGACGGGGCCGAGACCTTCAAGGCCAATGCCGCCAGGCATCTTGGGGAGTTGGCCGAGCTTGCCAACTACACCACCAGGGTGCTTTCCTCGGTTCCGGCCGAAAGCCGCGTGCTCCTGACCGCTCACGACGCGTTCAACTATTTCGGTTCCGCCTACGGCTTCGAGGTGATGGGTATCCAGGGCATCTCGACCGAAAGCGAGGCAGGTCTCAACCGCATCGCCGAGCTTGTCGACATGCTGGTCGCGCGCGACATCGGCGCCGTGTTCGTCGAGTCGTCGGTTTCGGACCGGAACATCCGAGCCCTCATCGAAGGCGCCGCGGCCAGGGGCCATGAGGTTGTCGTTGGCGGCGAGCTTTTCTCCGACGCCATGGGCGCTGACGGCACCTATGAGGGCACCTATCTCGGCATGATCGATCACAACGCGACGACGATCACGCGCGCACTCGGCGGTGAAGCGCCCGCGCGCGGCATGCTTGACAAGCTCTCGGTGGGCAGCTGA
- a CDS encoding pyridoxal phosphate-dependent aminotransferase: protein MPHRPALTPLVESLPATVPFVGPEAQERSRGRPFRARIGANENGFGPSPRVAAAIAEAAPESWKYCDPENHDLRAALAAQLGVGMENIVVDGGIDILLGVTVRQYVEPGAAVVTSLGAYPTFNYHVAGFGGRLVTVPYDGGDRESLDGLVDAVKREGAPLVYLSNPDNPMGTWWEADDVVRFIDALPETTMLVLDEAYGETAPASALPPLDVTRPNVLRMRTFSKAYALAGLRCGYAIGERETIRAFEKVRNHFGMSRLAQVAALAALHDQAHLADIVTRVAACRDRIAGIAAENGLVALPSATNFVAIDCGGDGDFALKAMEALVADGIFVRKPMAPGLDRCIRVSVGPEAEIALFAEALPPALAAARGG from the coding sequence ATGCCGCACCGCCCTGCCCTGACGCCGCTTGTCGAATCGCTGCCCGCGACCGTGCCCTTCGTCGGCCCGGAAGCGCAGGAGCGGAGCCGCGGCCGCCCGTTCCGCGCCCGCATCGGCGCCAACGAAAACGGTTTCGGCCCCTCTCCGCGTGTCGCGGCCGCGATCGCCGAGGCCGCGCCCGAAAGCTGGAAATATTGCGATCCGGAAAACCACGATCTGCGCGCCGCGCTCGCCGCGCAGCTCGGCGTCGGCATGGAGAACATCGTGGTCGACGGCGGTATCGACATCCTGCTCGGTGTCACCGTGCGCCAGTATGTCGAGCCCGGCGCGGCGGTGGTCACCTCGCTCGGCGCCTACCCGACCTTCAACTACCATGTCGCCGGCTTCGGTGGCCGCCTGGTCACGGTGCCTTACGATGGCGGCGACCGCGAAAGCCTCGACGGGCTCGTCGACGCGGTCAAGCGCGAAGGTGCGCCGCTGGTCTACCTGTCCAACCCGGACAATCCGATGGGCACCTGGTGGGAGGCCGATGATGTGGTGCGCTTCATCGACGCGCTTCCCGAAACCACGATGCTGGTGCTCGACGAAGCCTATGGCGAGACCGCCCCCGCCTCGGCGCTGCCGCCGCTCGACGTGACGCGGCCCAACGTCCTGCGCATGCGCACCTTTTCCAAGGCCTACGCGCTTGCGGGGCTGCGCTGCGGCTACGCCATCGGCGAGCGGGAGACGATCCGCGCCTTCGAAAAGGTGCGCAACCATTTCGGCATGTCGCGCCTGGCGCAGGTCGCCGCGCTGGCCGCACTTCACGATCAGGCGCATCTGGCCGATATCGTCACGCGGGTCGCGGCCTGCCGAGACCGGATCGCCGGCATAGCGGCCGAGAACGGGCTCGTGGCGCTGCCCTCGGCGACCAATTTCGTTGCCATCGACTGCGGCGGCGACGGCGACTTTGCGCTCAAGGCGATGGAGGCGCTGGTCGCCGACGGCATCTTCGTGCGCAAACCGATGGCGCCGGGCCTCGACCGCTGCATCCGGGTCTCGGTCGGCCCGGAAGCCGAAATAGCGCTTTTCGCCGAGGCGCTGCCGCCGGCGCTTGCGGCAGCGCGTGGCGGTTGA
- the rnk gene encoding nucleoside diphosphate kinase regulator → MTIDIKRKRKPAIAMTRSDHERLSRLADGLARRNPGLADQLFAELDRARRVDESRLAPDIVRMGSHVRFASDLGEDRTVTLVFPGQADIAEGRISVMTPIGVALIGLAAGQSIDWTAPDGRLHRLTVMSVDNGSGSVSAAGQQDGRAS, encoded by the coding sequence ATGACGATCGATATCAAGCGAAAGCGCAAGCCGGCCATCGCCATGACCCGCTCCGACCATGAACGGTTGTCTCGGCTGGCCGACGGCCTGGCCAGGCGGAATCCCGGCCTCGCCGATCAGCTCTTCGCCGAACTCGACCGTGCGCGAAGGGTGGACGAATCGAGGCTGGCTCCGGATATCGTCCGTATGGGTTCGCACGTGCGTTTTGCCAGCGATCTCGGCGAGGATCGCACCGTCACGCTGGTATTTCCCGGTCAGGCAGACATTGCCGAGGGCAGGATCTCCGTCATGACCCCCATCGGCGTCGCACTGATCGGCCTGGCGGCCGGCCAGTCGATCGACTGGACCGCGCCCGACGGCAGGCTTCATCGGCTCACCGTCATGAGCGTGGACAATGGCAGCGGCAGCGTGTCGGCTGCGGGGCAGCAAGACGGTCGCGCCTCATGA
- a CDS encoding metal ABC transporter permease — MSNALLDALLLQSGYNATLVAIGAALLGVAGGSGGTFLFLRKRALVSDAVAHATLPGVGIAFIIMVLLGGDGRNLVGLLLGSAISASIGLLLVEWIARRTRLAEDAAIGAVLSVFFGFGIVLLTVIQTMSSGRQAGLESFLLGSTAGMLFQDAVVIAIGGALSVVAVFLLRRPMTLVAFDAEFAAASGVPVRLIDLAMMGLVMAVTVIGLKLVGLILVVAMLIIPPVTARFWTERTDRVIWIAGTIGGVSGYLGAALSASAPKLPTGPIIVLVCFALFVLSLLLAPNRGVLAAIVRHLRFQRRVHLRQGLLALAHQEQIFDPLTLRVLRRNRLIRGDRVATDRGRALAARTLRDEKRWQVAREIHSDETVSGRYDGLTPIETVLTRDEIAEIDRIIGGPSVAR, encoded by the coding sequence ATGTCGAACGCGCTCCTCGATGCCCTGCTCTTGCAGTCCGGCTACAACGCCACGCTCGTTGCCATCGGCGCGGCCCTGCTCGGCGTCGCCGGCGGCAGCGGCGGAACGTTCCTGTTCCTGCGCAAGCGCGCGCTGGTCAGCGACGCCGTGGCGCACGCCACCCTGCCGGGCGTCGGCATCGCCTTCATCATCATGGTCCTGCTTGGCGGCGACGGCCGCAACCTCGTCGGCCTGCTCCTCGGCTCGGCGATCAGCGCGAGCATCGGGCTTCTCCTCGTCGAGTGGATCGCGCGGCGCACGCGGCTTGCCGAGGACGCGGCGATCGGCGCCGTGCTTTCGGTCTTTTTCGGGTTCGGGATCGTGCTCCTGACGGTCATCCAGACCATGTCGAGCGGCCGGCAGGCCGGGCTCGAAAGCTTTCTGCTCGGCTCCACCGCCGGCATGCTCTTCCAGGACGCGGTGGTCATCGCGATCGGCGGGGCGCTCTCGGTTGTCGCGGTGTTCCTGCTGCGCCGGCCGATGACGCTGGTCGCCTTCGATGCCGAGTTCGCGGCCGCTTCCGGGGTTCCCGTGCGCCTGATCGACCTCGCCATGATGGGGCTGGTCATGGCCGTCACGGTGATCGGCCTCAAGCTGGTCGGCCTGATCCTCGTCGTCGCGATGCTGATCATTCCGCCGGTGACCGCGCGCTTCTGGACCGAGCGCACCGACCGGGTGATCTGGATCGCCGGCACGATCGGCGGCGTCTCCGGCTACCTTGGTGCGGCGCTCTCCGCCTCGGCGCCGAAACTGCCCACCGGGCCGATCATCGTTCTGGTCTGTTTCGCGCTTTTCGTCCTGTCGCTACTGCTCGCGCCCAATCGCGGCGTGCTGGCCGCGATCGTCCGTCATCTCCGCTTCCAGCGCCGCGTTCATCTGCGCCAGGGATTGCTGGCACTGGCGCACCAGGAACAGATATTCGATCCGCTGACCCTGCGGGTCCTGCGCCGCAACCGCCTGATCCGCGGCGACCGCGTCGCGACCGACAGGGGCAGGGCGCTGGCGGCAAGGACGCTGCGCGATGAAAAACGCTGGCAGGTCGCCCGCGAAATTCACAGCGACGAGACGGTCTCCGGCCGCTACGACGGCCTCACCCCGATCGAGACCGTGCTGACCCGCGACGAGATCGCCGAGATCGACCGCATCATCGGCGGGCCGTCGGTCGCCCGATGA
- a CDS encoding metal ABC transporter ATP-binding protein — protein MSEAAMALVSRHVPAGSSADAPLVVQGITVSYGEKPAVFSVDVTIPAESMTAIIGPNGAGKSTLLKAVLGIVPRLSGSVTVFGEPFAKARRRVAYVPQRASVDWDFPTRVIDVVMMGLYRELGLLGLVRGEHRKAALACLDRVGMADFAQRQIGQLSGGQQQRVFLARALAQNADLYLLDEPFAGVDAATEKAIIDVLKSLKADKRTVVCVHHDLATVADYFDHVLLINVRKVAEGPVATTFTGDNLQKTYGGRLAAAHIDQLKLPVA, from the coding sequence ATGAGCGAAGCTGCGATGGCACTGGTTTCCCGGCACGTTCCGGCGGGCTCTTCCGCCGATGCGCCGTTGGTGGTCCAGGGCATCACCGTTTCCTATGGCGAAAAGCCGGCGGTGTTTTCGGTCGACGTGACAATTCCGGCTGAAAGCATGACAGCGATCATCGGCCCCAACGGCGCCGGCAAGTCGACCTTGCTCAAGGCGGTGCTTGGCATCGTGCCGCGCCTCTCGGGCAGCGTGACGGTGTTCGGCGAACCCTTCGCGAAGGCCCGCCGGCGCGTCGCCTACGTGCCGCAGCGCGCCTCCGTCGACTGGGACTTTCCGACCCGCGTCATCGACGTCGTCATGATGGGCCTGTACCGCGAACTGGGCCTGCTCGGCCTGGTACGAGGCGAACATCGCAAGGCCGCGCTCGCCTGCCTTGATCGCGTCGGCATGGCTGATTTCGCCCAGCGCCAGATCGGCCAGCTTTCCGGCGGCCAGCAGCAGCGCGTCTTTCTCGCCCGCGCCCTCGCCCAGAACGCCGATCTCTATCTGCTGGACGAGCCTTTCGCCGGCGTCGACGCCGCCACGGAAAAGGCCATCATCGACGTGCTCAAATCGCTGAAGGCCGACAAGCGGACGGTCGTGTGCGTGCATCACGATCTGGCGACCGTCGCCGACTATTTCGACCATGTCCTGCTGATCAACGTCCGCAAGGTGGCCGAGGGCCCCGTTGCCACCACCTTCACCGGCGACAATCTGCAGAAGACCTATGGCGGCCGGCTGGCCGCCGCCCACATCGACCAGCTGAAGCTGCCGGTGGCCTGA
- a CDS encoding porin, translating to MHLRSLLLGAAAALAAVPAARAADAVVIAEPEPVEYVRVCDAFGAGFFYIPGTETCLRISGYVRYRVGATSDDGVTDTPNFNGYAPDGWNKETRARVNIDARQSTEWGLLRSYLRLQATWGVPSDGPVRVDQAWISLGGLRMGYSESAWSDTVGGVNTTGSHSDGALWYGDQQRHFIQYNFGGDEGIFGVISLEDDTLSGEGYMPDVVGVLSYQQGWGGVWGRVGYDESFDGFGASVGVQLNVPNTDGSNFRLIGYYADGDHAYGTGSSYGAITGGMGNSEWAVLTSYYHQITERLGGSVGFEYFSDFYAGGSTVSTGLDGYVAEVSLIWEPVDNFEINTEVTYDKIDTFGGSVGGFVSFKRSF from the coding sequence ATGCACCTGAGAAGTTTGCTCCTTGGCGCCGCAGCGGCGCTGGCCGCGGTTCCCGCCGCGCGGGCCGCCGATGCGGTCGTGATCGCCGAACCGGAGCCGGTCGAATATGTGCGCGTGTGCGATGCGTTCGGCGCCGGCTTCTTCTACATCCCCGGCACCGAGACCTGCCTGCGCATCTCGGGCTATGTCCGCTACCGGGTCGGCGCGACCAGCGATGACGGCGTAACCGACACGCCGAACTTCAACGGCTACGCGCCCGACGGCTGGAACAAGGAAACGCGCGCCCGCGTCAACATCGACGCCCGGCAGTCGACCGAGTGGGGCCTGCTGCGCAGCTATCTGCGCCTTCAGGCAACCTGGGGCGTGCCGTCGGATGGCCCGGTCCGCGTCGACCAGGCGTGGATCAGCCTCGGCGGCCTGCGCATGGGTTATTCGGAATCGGCATGGTCCGACACTGTCGGCGGCGTTAACACCACCGGCTCGCATTCGGACGGCGCGCTCTGGTACGGCGACCAGCAGCGTCATTTCATCCAGTACAATTTCGGCGGTGACGAAGGCATCTTCGGCGTGATCTCGCTTGAGGACGACACGCTTTCGGGCGAAGGCTACATGCCCGACGTCGTCGGCGTGCTCTCCTACCAGCAGGGCTGGGGCGGCGTCTGGGGCCGTGTCGGCTATGACGAATCCTTCGACGGCTTCGGCGCGTCGGTCGGCGTTCAGCTCAACGTGCCCAACACCGACGGCTCCAACTTCCGCCTGATCGGCTATTATGCCGACGGCGACCACGCCTACGGCACCGGCAGTTCCTACGGCGCCATCACCGGCGGCATGGGCAACTCGGAATGGGCGGTGCTGACCTCCTACTACCATCAGATCACCGAGCGCCTCGGCGGCTCGGTCGGCTTCGAATATTTCAGCGACTTCTATGCCGGCGGCTCGACGGTTTCCACCGGGCTCGACGGCTACGTCGCGGAAGTGTCGCTGATCTGGGAACCGGTCGACAATTTCGAGATCAACACCGAAGTCACCTACGACAAGATCGATACCTTCGGCGGCTCGGTCGGCGGCTTCGTGTCGTTCAAGCGCAGCTTCTGA
- a CDS encoding serine hydrolase domain-containing protein: MTDAAPASQPPPRDRIRLGNWRTHPASLWSFQNVGELVPSADILRGEGETEPGPGAGALDAMALVAPDGERTSAVAHLENSHGDAFVALRDGQIVAEWCAPHCDPARPHIIFSISKSVTGLLAGIAVADGMLDPEAPVTDHVAVQPGSAFADARVRDLLDMTVAIDFEENYLDRESDFDRYRRAMLWNPEHDGSAPETLHEVLASLVRAPGAHGERFRYASPVTDMLGMVVEKATGIRYHDYLARRLFGPMGARGPSCVTVDREGTARAAGGISMTARDLARLGQLVLDGGAAGGRQIVPVDWIADIRTNGKRSAWVDGDFAGLFPDGRYRSCWYAVGDDNGSLSCIGIHEQWLWIDPVNKVVLVKMSSRPEPSHDPATMREASMLAQIARKLGGAA; the protein is encoded by the coding sequence ATGACAGACGCCGCTCCCGCTTCCCAGCCCCCTCCCCGCGATCGGATCAGGCTCGGCAACTGGCGCACCCACCCGGCTAGCCTGTGGTCGTTCCAGAACGTCGGCGAGTTGGTGCCGTCGGCCGACATCCTGCGTGGCGAAGGCGAAACCGAGCCCGGGCCGGGCGCGGGTGCGCTGGATGCGATGGCACTGGTCGCGCCTGACGGCGAGCGGACAAGCGCGGTCGCGCATCTGGAGAATTCGCATGGCGATGCCTTCGTGGCGTTGCGCGACGGGCAGATCGTCGCTGAATGGTGCGCGCCGCATTGCGATCCCGCCCGCCCCCACATCATCTTTTCGATTTCCAAATCGGTGACCGGGCTTCTCGCCGGCATCGCCGTGGCCGACGGCATGCTCGATCCCGAGGCGCCGGTCACCGACCATGTCGCGGTCCAACCCGGTTCTGCCTTTGCCGATGCCCGGGTGCGCGACCTGCTCGACATGACCGTCGCCATCGACTTCGAGGAAAACTATCTCGACCGCGAAAGCGATTTCGACCGCTACCGGCGCGCCATGCTGTGGAACCCGGAGCATGACGGCAGCGCACCGGAAACGCTGCACGAGGTGCTGGCCTCCCTGGTGCGGGCGCCCGGTGCGCATGGCGAGCGCTTCCGCTATGCCTCGCCGGTGACCGACATGCTCGGCATGGTCGTCGAGAAAGCGACCGGCATCCGCTATCACGACTATCTCGCCCGCCGGCTGTTCGGCCCGATGGGCGCGCGCGGCCCGTCTTGCGTCACAGTGGACAGGGAGGGCACGGCGCGCGCGGCCGGTGGCATCTCCATGACGGCGCGCGACCTTGCCCGGCTCGGCCAGCTGGTGCTCGACGGCGGCGCGGCCGGCGGCCGCCAGATCGTGCCGGTCGACTGGATCGCCGATATCCGCACCAACGGCAAGCGCAGCGCATGGGTCGACGGCGACTTCGCCGGCCTGTTCCCCGACGGGCGCTACCGTTCCTGCTGGTACGCTGTCGGCGACGACAATGGCAGCCTCAGTTGCATCGGCATCCATGAGCAATGGCTGTGGATCGATCCGGTGAACAAGGTCGTGCTGGTCAAGATGTCGTCGCGACCCGAACCCAGCCACGACCCGGCAACGATGCGCGAAGCGTCCATGCTGGCGCAGATTGCCCGCAAACTGGGCGGCGCGGCCTGA
- a CDS encoding metal ABC transporter permease, with translation MGAEFVQLSLTPLLIGTLAAIACALPGNFLILRRQALIGDAISHVVLPGIVVAFLVTGVISTWPMMLGAAGAAVVSVILIEAIKRLGRIEPGAAMGVTFTSLFAAGVLLLEQSDTSSVHLDVEHALYGNLESLIWLAADGWASLVDPLALADLPPELTRMAVVTAMIAFLTLIFWRPLKLSTFDEGFAATIGIPTAVLSFALVVTAAVAAVAAFDAVGSIIVIAMFICPPAAARLMTNRLEIQVVWSVAFAVLSAVAGYVLAGYGPLWLGADDAVSAAGMIATVSGLILGLACLFAPHRSRIGAPRDAT, from the coding sequence ATGGGCGCTGAATTCGTCCAACTGAGCCTGACCCCGCTTCTGATCGGAACGCTCGCCGCGATCGCCTGCGCGTTGCCGGGCAATTTTCTCATCCTGCGCCGGCAGGCGCTGATCGGCGATGCCATCAGCCATGTCGTGCTGCCGGGCATCGTCGTCGCCTTCCTCGTGACCGGCGTCATTTCCACATGGCCGATGATGCTCGGGGCGGCGGGTGCTGCGGTCGTGTCCGTGATCCTGATCGAGGCCATCAAGCGGCTCGGCCGCATCGAGCCGGGTGCTGCAATGGGCGTCACCTTCACCTCGCTTTTTGCCGCGGGCGTGCTGCTGCTCGAACAGAGCGACACCAGTTCGGTCCATCTCGACGTCGAACACGCCCTCTACGGCAATCTGGAGAGCCTGATCTGGCTAGCGGCCGACGGCTGGGCGTCGCTGGTCGATCCCCTCGCGCTCGCCGACCTGCCGCCCGAACTGACGCGGATGGCGGTCGTGACCGCGATGATCGCTTTTTTGACGCTCATTTTCTGGCGACCTCTGAAGCTTTCCACCTTCGACGAGGGTTTTGCCGCCACGATCGGCATTCCGACGGCTGTCTTGAGCTTCGCGCTGGTGGTGACCGCAGCCGTGGCCGCGGTTGCGGCCTTCGACGCGGTTGGCTCGATCATCGTCATCGCGATGTTCATCTGCCCGCCCGCCGCCGCGCGCCTGATGACCAACCGGCTCGAGATCCAGGTGGTGTGGAGTGTCGCTTTCGCCGTGCTCTCGGCGGTCGCCGGCTACGTACTTGCCGGCTACGGGCCTTTGTGGCTGGGCGCTGACGACGCGGTCAGCGCGGCCGGCATGATCGCGACGGTTTCAGGGCTCATCCTCGGCCTTGCCTGTCTGTTTGCACCGCACCGATCCCGCATCGGCGCGCCGCGCGACGCGACCTGA
- a CDS encoding nucleoside-diphosphate kinase: MSEKDCILTTKDHTILEVMLERCLGRDDPMAILLTTKLGAARVVFGEDIPANVATLNSRVTFSVDGREPDTRVISHERMQSPVGLFLPLTSMRGLALIGLSEGQPLRFAGQDGVQETVVLESVLYQPEAARREKHALARTTPPPENRPVLTLIRGGVQSPCRPPSAGSGGLDDPGPPAA, translated from the coding sequence ATGTCTGAAAAAGACTGTATCCTCACCACCAAGGACCACACGATCCTCGAGGTCATGCTCGAGCGCTGCCTGGGGCGGGACGACCCCATGGCGATACTTCTGACAACCAAGCTCGGGGCGGCCCGTGTTGTCTTCGGGGAGGACATTCCCGCGAACGTTGCCACCCTCAACAGCCGTGTCACGTTCAGCGTCGACGGCCGCGAGCCCGACACCCGGGTGATCTCGCATGAACGCATGCAATCGCCGGTCGGTCTTTTCCTTCCCCTTACCTCGATGCGAGGGCTCGCGTTGATCGGCCTCAGCGAAGGCCAACCGCTCCGGTTCGCCGGACAGGACGGCGTTCAAGAGACGGTCGTCCTGGAAAGCGTGCTCTATCAGCCCGAGGCCGCGCGGCGCGAGAAGCATGCACTGGCGCGCACGACACCGCCACCGGAAAATCGGCCCGTACTGACGCTGATCCGGGGCGGCGTTCAGAGCCCGTGCCGCCCGCCTTCGGCCGGCTCCGGCGGTCTTGACGATCCCGGTCCCCCAGCCGCCTAG
- a CDS encoding isovaleryl-CoA dehydrogenase: MYTHTMQFGLGEEIEALRDMVRRFASEKIAPVAAEIDETNEFPAWLWKELGDLGLLGITADPDYGGSGMGYLAHVVAIEEISRASASVGLSYGAHSNLCVNQIRRWGTDEQKAAYLPALCTGEKVGALAMSEAGAGSDVVSMRLRAEKRNDRYVLNGTKMWITNGPDADTMVVYAKSDPERHSRGITAFIVENTMKGFSVAQKLDKLGMRGSNTGELVFEDVEVPFENVLHEEGRGVEVLMSGLDYERVVLAAGPVGIMAACLDVAVPYCHERKQFGQKIGEFQLVQAKLADMYATLNACRAYVYAVAAACDRGETTRKDSAGCVLFAAEKATQCALDAIQLLGGNGYINDYPTGRLLRDAKLYEIGAGTSEIRRWLIGREMMAESA, from the coding sequence ATGTACACGCATACGATGCAGTTCGGGCTGGGCGAGGAGATCGAGGCGCTGCGCGACATGGTGCGCCGCTTCGCGTCGGAAAAGATCGCGCCGGTCGCCGCCGAGATCGATGAAACCAACGAGTTTCCGGCCTGGCTGTGGAAGGAACTCGGCGATCTCGGCCTGCTCGGCATCACCGCCGATCCCGACTATGGCGGCTCCGGCATGGGCTACCTCGCCCATGTTGTGGCGATCGAGGAGATTTCGCGAGCCTCGGCCTCGGTCGGGCTGTCCTATGGCGCCCATTCCAATCTCTGCGTCAACCAGATCCGGCGCTGGGGCACCGATGAGCAGAAGGCTGCCTACCTGCCGGCGCTTTGCACGGGCGAAAAGGTCGGCGCGCTCGCCATGTCGGAGGCCGGCGCCGGTTCCGACGTCGTTTCGATGCGGCTCAGGGCCGAGAAGAGGAACGACCGCTATGTGCTCAACGGCACCAAGATGTGGATCACCAACGGGCCCGACGCCGACACCATGGTCGTCTACGCCAAGAGCGATCCGGAACGGCATTCGCGCGGCATCACCGCCTTCATCGTCGAAAACACCATGAAGGGCTTTTCCGTCGCCCAGAAGCTCGACAAGCTCGGCATGCGCGGTTCCAACACCGGCGAGCTCGTCTTCGAGGATGTCGAGGTGCCGTTCGAGAACGTGCTGCACGAAGAGGGCCGCGGCGTCGAGGTCTTGATGTCCGGGCTCGACTATGAGCGCGTGGTGCTGGCCGCCGGCCCGGTCGGCATCATGGCCGCCTGCCTCGACGTCGCCGTGCCCTATTGCCACGAACGCAAGCAGTTCGGCCAGAAGATCGGCGAGTTCCAGCTGGTCCAGGCCAAGCTCGCCGACATGTATGCCACCCTCAACGCCTGCCGCGCCTATGTCTACGCGGTGGCGGCGGCCTGCGACCGCGGCGAGACGACGCGCAAGGATTCGGCCGGCTGCGTGCTTTTCGCGGCCGAAAAGGCCACGCAATGCGCACTCGACGCCATCCAGTTGCTCGGCGGCAACGGCTATATCAACGACTATCCGACCGGGCGGCTCCTGCGCGACGCCAAGCTCTACGAAATCGGCGCCGGCACCTCGGAAATCCGCCGCTGGCTGATCGGCCGCGAGATGATGGCGGAGAGCGCTTAA
- a CDS encoding TetR/AcrR family transcriptional regulator, with protein MARTTGSFGERTEAAIREAAASLIARYGYEAVSMRRLAEEVGVQAAALYRYFPTKEELLFTLMREHMEALIASWQAADPAGRDEAQRLAAFVKNHIIFHVARRHSTHVSNMELRSLSPEKLTAILKLRTTYEKELRRILREGAAKGAFLVDDAELAAMAIIQMITGVIVWFRPDERLSVAEVADKYHTMTMRLVGARARAEA; from the coding sequence TTGGCGCGCACCACGGGATCATTCGGCGAAAGGACGGAGGCGGCGATCCGCGAGGCGGCCGCCAGCCTGATCGCGCGCTACGGCTACGAGGCGGTGTCGATGCGCCGGCTGGCGGAGGAGGTCGGCGTGCAGGCGGCCGCCCTCTACCGCTATTTCCCGACCAAGGAGGAACTGCTGTTCACGCTGATGCGCGAGCACATGGAGGCGCTGATCGCCTCCTGGCAGGCGGCCGACCCGGCCGGCCGCGACGAGGCGCAGAGGCTCGCCGCCTTCGTGAAGAACCATATCATCTTCCACGTCGCGCGGCGTCACTCGACCCATGTCTCCAACATGGAACTCAGGAGCCTGTCGCCGGAGAAGCTGACGGCGATCCTGAAGCTGCGCACGACCTACGAGAAGGAGTTGCGCCGCATCCTGCGCGAGGGCGCCGCCAAGGGCGCCTTCCTCGTCGACGACGCCGAACTGGCGGCGATGGCGATCATCCAGATGATCACCGGCGTGATCGTCTGGTTCCGGCCCGACGAGCGGCTTTCCGTCGCCGAGGTGGCTGACAAATATCACACCATGACGATGCGCCTGGTCGGAGCCAGGGCACGAGCGGAGGCTTGA